The Mycobacteriales bacterium genome includes a window with the following:
- a CDS encoding NUDIX hydrolase, whose translation MSGEPADVDGSLVNLRCSVVVFRRDGVLLVERDAEYGGDWVLPGGNPRNGEGTAACARREAREETGLEVDPARVAFVLEASHRGSRLHTIEIVFFGKLADSSAEPSQQEPGLRPAFVPLADLTSLDLRPPLAGHLRALHARRGDEATAPYLGNVWRPRPATPDPAGRTSEG comes from the coding sequence GTGAGTGGCGAGCCCGCGGATGTCGACGGCAGCCTGGTCAACCTGCGCTGCTCGGTGGTGGTGTTCCGGCGAGACGGCGTCCTGCTCGTCGAGCGCGACGCCGAGTACGGCGGCGACTGGGTACTGCCGGGCGGCAACCCGCGCAACGGTGAAGGGACCGCCGCCTGCGCCCGCCGGGAAGCGCGGGAGGAGACCGGTTTGGAGGTCGACCCGGCCCGGGTCGCCTTCGTACTCGAAGCAAGCCACCGCGGATCTCGCCTGCACACGATCGAGATCGTGTTCTTCGGCAAGCTCGCCGACAGCTCGGCCGAGCCCTCCCAGCAGGAGCCCGGCCTGCGCCCGGCGTTCGTCCCGCTCGCCGACCTGACCTCGCTCGATCTGCGGCCGCCGTTGGCCGGCCACCTGCGCGCGCTGCACGCGCGGCGCGGCGACGAGGCCACCGCCCCCTACCTCGGCAACGTGTGGCGCCCCAGGCCGGCGACCCCGGACCCTGCCGGCCGGACCAGCGAGGGGTGA
- a CDS encoding DUF3040 domain-containing protein yields MWSLEPPAEVRPASRAAHPSRGGGADEAQLALIEQRLAAADPQLAAFLSGATRVRHYRRAVLAVFAVAPAVIVAGLASRELPAVLVGVALMPVTPVAAGLVARRCRDRTVVWRRWVRGLRGDADGACS; encoded by the coding sequence GTGTGGAGCCTAGAACCTCCGGCGGAGGTCCGGCCCGCGTCGCGCGCCGCGCATCCCAGTCGCGGTGGCGGGGCCGACGAAGCGCAGCTGGCCCTGATCGAGCAGCGGTTGGCCGCCGCGGACCCCCAGCTGGCGGCTTTCCTCAGCGGGGCGACTCGGGTCCGCCACTACCGGCGGGCCGTGCTCGCGGTCTTCGCCGTCGCGCCGGCCGTGATCGTGGCCGGTCTGGCCAGCCGTGAGCTGCCCGCGGTCCTGGTCGGTGTCGCCCTCATGCCGGTCACGCCCGTGGCGGCCGGGTTGGTGGCCCGGCGCTGCCGTGACCGGACGGTGGTCTGGCGGCGGTGGGTCCGCGGTCTTCGCGGCGACGCCGACGGCGCGTGCTCATGA
- a CDS encoding DNA mismatch repair protein MutS, translating into MTTRAESTRDVAHRAVAGSGRRGPYRSLLFLDGADGRAVDAAAAPACFVDLNLDQVVAAVIGEADDYRLRPLFHIQVDTVEEIRYRHAVFADLDGTPLARRVAVFAERMRGSRESLQQAAKLRNPHQKQRWLLEAAAGYAAAVADLSADLARAPLDSAGLAGFRDYVSGYADSTGFRTLQADAGRVADGLAAARYCLGLSANLIQVRRYDSEADYGAEVEQSFLRFRQHDAADHQHRFTDWPEVNHVEAEILSRVARLFPAEFADLESFRSAHRDYLDPVVGAFDREVQFYLHYLALMARLRAAGLPLCYPEVSADSKRTEAVDTYDLALAVKTVAERVPLVRNDVSLSGRERIVVVTGPNQGGKTTFARLFGQLHVLARLGCPVPGQHARLFVCDAVYTHFERGENLTDLRGKLEDDLVRVRDILAEATPRSVVVLNEIFTSTTFRDAVLLGRAVLAELSTLDALAVCVTFVDELACFDDKTVSLVAAVAPEDPAVRTFKLERRPADGRAYATVLAAKHGLTYRQVRDRLRR; encoded by the coding sequence GTGACCACCCGCGCCGAGTCGACCCGGGACGTTGCACACCGGGCGGTGGCCGGCTCGGGCCGGCGCGGCCCGTATCGCAGCCTGCTGTTCCTCGACGGCGCCGACGGCCGGGCCGTGGACGCGGCCGCGGCCCCGGCCTGCTTCGTCGACCTGAACCTCGACCAGGTGGTCGCGGCGGTGATCGGCGAGGCGGACGACTACCGGCTCCGTCCGTTGTTCCACATCCAGGTGGACACGGTCGAGGAGATCCGTTACCGCCACGCGGTGTTCGCCGACCTGGACGGGACGCCACTGGCGCGGCGGGTCGCGGTTTTCGCCGAACGGATGCGCGGAAGCCGGGAGTCCCTGCAGCAGGCGGCCAAGCTGCGCAACCCGCACCAGAAACAGCGCTGGCTGCTCGAGGCCGCCGCCGGCTACGCCGCCGCGGTCGCCGACCTGTCGGCGGACCTCGCGCGCGCCCCGCTCGACTCGGCGGGCCTGGCCGGCTTCCGCGACTACGTGTCGGGCTACGCCGACTCGACCGGGTTTCGCACCCTGCAGGCGGACGCCGGGCGGGTCGCGGACGGGCTGGCCGCAGCGCGCTACTGCCTAGGCCTTTCCGCCAACCTCATCCAGGTCCGCCGCTACGACTCCGAGGCCGACTACGGCGCCGAGGTCGAGCAATCGTTCCTCCGGTTCCGTCAACACGATGCGGCCGACCACCAGCACCGGTTCACCGACTGGCCCGAGGTGAACCACGTCGAGGCAGAGATCCTCAGCCGGGTCGCCCGGCTGTTCCCGGCCGAGTTCGCCGACCTCGAATCCTTCCGCAGTGCCCACCGGGACTACCTCGACCCGGTCGTCGGCGCCTTCGACCGCGAGGTGCAGTTCTACCTGCACTACCTCGCCCTGATGGCCCGGCTGCGCGCCGCCGGCCTGCCCCTGTGCTACCCCGAGGTCTCGGCGGACTCGAAACGGACCGAGGCGGTCGACACCTATGACCTCGCGTTGGCCGTCAAGACGGTGGCCGAACGCGTCCCCCTGGTCCGCAACGACGTGTCGCTGTCCGGACGGGAACGCATCGTCGTGGTGACCGGCCCGAACCAGGGCGGCAAGACGACGTTCGCCCGGCTGTTCGGGCAGCTGCACGTGCTGGCCCGGCTGGGATGCCCGGTGCCGGGCCAGCACGCCCGGCTGTTCGTCTGCGACGCGGTGTACACCCACTTCGAGCGCGGCGAGAACCTCACCGACCTGCGCGGCAAGCTGGAGGACGACCTCGTTCGGGTTCGCGACATCTTGGCCGAAGCCACCCCGCGCAGCGTCGTCGTCCTCAACGAGATCTTCACCTCCACCACCTTCCGGGACGCGGTGCTGCTGGGCCGTGCCGTCCTCGCCGAGCTGTCCACGCTCGACGCTCTGGCGGTCTGCGTCACCTTCGTCGACGAGCTGGCCTGCTTCGACGACAAGACCGTGAGCCTGGTCGCCGCGGTCGCTCCGGAGGACCCGGCGGTGCGGACGTTCAAGCTGGAACGCCGACCGGCGGACGGCCGCGCCTACGCCACGGTGCTGGCCGCCAAGCACGGGCTGACCTACCGCCAGGTCAGGGATCGACTGCGCCGATGA